One segment of Paenibacillus sp. FSL R7-0337 DNA contains the following:
- a CDS encoding stalk domain-containing protein, translating into MLKTWRRLISASASGLLLFTVLINVHAGPADAAAAAVAQGTEQDVFRIVALGDSITAGYEPGMTDPSVKPYGYAERLLEQGWYHGRSELQNYGILGLKTAGLLQYTGAIKDSAAITPEAIQPGLSDPRTLQFAALAPQIRTELAAADLITITIGGNDVSSLFLNYKTLTDADFASQLAERLTEYSNNVTALLKNIREVNPQATILLADQYQPAPRIALGASYDKLMNAAAQFTIAAENIAATLNQAGAPLKVAHVAEKFAGVEGSLTHIIGAGAADFHPTQLGYERIATVFAELQWGEYRMPAVTAMASETVPMSIVVKGKELNTPNKPILKNGQNFLALKDILNAASATGKWDNKTSSATVIYGGKTVVITIGSKTMKVNGADVAIDTPAFLHKVGKEDKTYLPLAALATGLGFDVNYSSKLRTAFINP; encoded by the coding sequence ATGCTGAAGACATGGAGAAGGTTAATATCAGCTTCTGCTAGCGGACTGCTGTTGTTCACCGTATTAATCAATGTGCATGCAGGTCCGGCGGATGCCGCTGCAGCAGCCGTGGCGCAAGGAACGGAGCAGGATGTCTTTCGTATCGTAGCACTTGGAGATTCCATTACTGCCGGGTATGAGCCGGGGATGACTGATCCCAGCGTGAAGCCGTACGGATACGCTGAGCGATTGTTGGAGCAGGGCTGGTATCACGGGAGAAGTGAGCTTCAGAATTACGGCATCTTGGGCCTTAAGACAGCGGGGCTGCTTCAATATACCGGAGCTATTAAGGACAGTGCGGCTATTACGCCGGAGGCCATTCAGCCGGGGCTGTCTGATCCGCGTACCTTGCAATTTGCTGCGCTGGCCCCGCAGATTAGAACGGAGCTCGCTGCGGCGGATCTGATCACCATTACCATCGGCGGTAATGATGTCAGCAGCCTGTTCTTGAATTACAAGACGCTGACCGATGCCGATTTCGCTTCCCAGCTTGCGGAGCGTCTGACGGAATACAGCAATAATGTAACAGCACTGCTGAAGAATATTCGGGAAGTGAATCCGCAGGCAACCATTCTGCTGGCCGATCAGTATCAGCCTGCTCCGCGAATCGCCCTGGGGGCTTCGTATGACAAACTGATGAATGCGGCTGCACAGTTCACCATCGCGGCTGAGAATATCGCGGCTACCCTGAACCAGGCTGGCGCGCCTCTTAAGGTAGCTCATGTAGCCGAAAAGTTCGCCGGTGTAGAGGGATCGCTAACTCATATCATCGGAGCAGGGGCGGCAGACTTCCATCCTACGCAGCTTGGTTATGAGCGGATTGCCACTGTATTCGCTGAACTGCAATGGGGGGAATACCGTATGCCAGCAGTAACGGCGATGGCTTCAGAGACGGTGCCAATGTCCATCGTGGTGAAGGGGAAAGAACTGAATACGCCCAATAAGCCGATTCTGAAGAATGGGCAGAATTTTCTGGCGCTGAAGGATATTCTGAATGCGGCCTCGGCAACAGGCAAATGGGATAACAAAACCTCCAGTGCGACCGTAATTTACGGCGGAAAAACGGTAGTTATTACTATCGGCTCGAAAACTATGAAGGTTAACGGTGCGGATGTGGCGATCGATACCCCGGCATTTCTGCATAAGGTTGGCAAAGAGGATAAAACCTATCTTCCGCTCGCCGCGCTTGCTACCGGACTGGGCTTCGATGTGAATTACAGCAGTAAGCTGCGGACAGCTTTTATTAATCCGTAA
- a CDS encoding D-alanine--D-alanine ligase has translation MGNAKTTVGLVYGGKSGEHEVSLQTAYAVMNAFDYDKYEIIPFYISKQGVWKVGAVLEAPFSAIEQLKLSGVAGDMGSALNTLFSGLSGGEQVIDVMFPLLHGTNGEDGTIQGLFEMANIPYIGAGVLASSAGMDKVVMKKLFGEAGLEQCDYCYFNAVNWRQHKHELIVDLEDKLGYPVFVKPANLGSSVGISKATDKESLIKAVDYAFRYDTKVIIEEFVDAREVEVAVLGNEEPEASVPGEIVSSGEYYDYAAKYTDGKSQMLIPAPVDPEVADRLRESAILAFKAIEGSGITRADFFLRRSDGKILINEVNTMPGFTPFSMYPLLWRETGVSYKVLLDRMIALALERYRFRQGLKYDNE, from the coding sequence ATGGGGAACGCTAAAACTACCGTAGGACTGGTGTACGGCGGCAAATCCGGAGAGCATGAGGTATCGCTGCAGACGGCTTATGCGGTTATGAACGCTTTTGACTACGATAAATATGAGATTATTCCGTTCTATATCTCCAAGCAGGGGGTATGGAAGGTAGGTGCAGTGCTGGAGGCTCCCTTCTCCGCGATTGAGCAGCTTAAGCTGTCTGGGGTGGCCGGAGATATGGGCTCGGCCCTGAATACCTTGTTCAGCGGGCTTAGCGGAGGCGAGCAGGTAATAGACGTCATGTTCCCGCTGCTGCACGGTACGAACGGCGAGGACGGCACCATTCAGGGACTGTTCGAGATGGCGAATATCCCGTATATCGGTGCAGGTGTGCTGGCTTCATCGGCGGGCATGGATAAGGTGGTCATGAAGAAGCTGTTCGGCGAGGCGGGGCTTGAGCAATGTGACTATTGCTACTTCAATGCTGTGAACTGGAGACAGCACAAGCACGAGCTGATTGTAGATCTGGAGGATAAGCTGGGGTACCCGGTATTCGTCAAGCCTGCCAACCTGGGCTCGAGCGTAGGGATCTCCAAGGCCACCGACAAGGAAAGTCTGATCAAGGCTGTGGACTATGCCTTCCGCTATGACACGAAGGTGATTATTGAGGAGTTCGTGGATGCGCGGGAAGTGGAGGTGGCGGTACTCGGCAATGAGGAGCCGGAGGCTTCGGTTCCGGGTGAAATCGTCTCTTCCGGTGAATATTATGATTATGCGGCCAAATACACTGACGGCAAATCACAGATGCTGATCCCTGCACCTGTCGATCCCGAGGTAGCGGACCGTCTGCGCGAGTCGGCGATACTGGCCTTCAAGGCTATTGAGGGCAGCGGAATTACCCGGGCCGACTTCTTCCTGCGGAGGTCTGACGGCAAGATTCTTATTAATGAAGTGAATACCATGCCCGGCTTCACCCCGTTCAGCATGTATCCGCTGCTGTGGCGTGAGACGGGTGTGTCCTATAAAGTGCTGCTGGACCGTATGATCGCGCTGGCGCTGGAGCGTTACCGGTTCAGACAGGGCCTGAAGTACGATAATGAATAA
- the uvsE gene encoding UV DNA damage repair endonuclease UvsE produces MIVRFGYVAMSTVIPDCSPSKTMTMASFNKLGDREAGLRKLESIARMNLHNTLRLLKHNVGSDIEVYRLTSKLVPLATHPDLADWNPLDALAEEFAVVGSYVKKHGLRVSFHPDHFTVLSTPRPEVLASSIRDLQHHTDMLDAMGLPATAKSNIHIGGAYGDKPLSAERFCVQCSALPLALRERMTLENDDKTFNAVETLAVCRRMGLPMVLDIHHQWVNNEGELPWELWPEILKTWTSPLALKDVPPGGHLPPKIHVSSPRSPSDPRSHADGVEPAPLVAFLKRIAADTPAVDVMIEAKHKDGALFGLMEEMKGLAEGGNGIMVLNGASVNIQVETALPSF; encoded by the coding sequence ATGATTGTCCGCTTCGGCTATGTCGCCATGTCTACGGTGATTCCGGACTGTTCTCCCTCCAAAACGATGACTATGGCAAGCTTCAACAAGCTGGGCGACCGGGAAGCGGGACTTCGCAAGCTGGAATCCATTGCCCGGATGAATCTGCATAATACGCTCCGTCTGCTGAAGCATAATGTCGGCTCGGATATTGAGGTCTACAGGCTTACTTCTAAGCTTGTTCCGCTGGCAACCCATCCTGATCTCGCAGACTGGAATCCTCTCGATGCTCTTGCGGAGGAATTCGCTGTGGTGGGCAGCTATGTGAAGAAGCACGGGCTGCGTGTCAGTTTCCACCCGGATCACTTCACGGTGCTGAGTACGCCGCGGCCGGAGGTGCTTGCAAGCTCGATCCGTGATCTGCAGCATCATACGGACATGCTGGACGCGATGGGGCTGCCGGCGACGGCTAAGAGCAATATTCACATCGGCGGCGCTTACGGGGACAAGCCTCTGTCTGCGGAACGCTTCTGCGTGCAATGCTCTGCACTGCCGCTTGCACTTAGAGAGCGGATGACACTGGAGAACGACGACAAGACGTTCAACGCGGTGGAGACGCTTGCGGTCTGCCGCAGAATGGGACTGCCGATGGTGCTGGATATCCATCACCAATGGGTCAACAATGAAGGCGAGCTCCCCTGGGAGCTGTGGCCGGAGATTCTTAAGACATGGACAAGCCCTCTGGCGCTGAAGGATGTGCCGCCCGGTGGTCATCTGCCGCCGAAGATCCATGTGTCCAGCCCGCGCAGCCCGTCTGATCCGCGCAGCCATGCCGATGGGGTGGAGCCGGCACCGCTGGTTGCTTTCCTGAAGCGGATTGCTGCGGATACTCCGGCTGTAGATGTGATGATTGAGGCGAAGCACAAGGATGGCGCCTTGTTTGGTCTGATGGAGGAGATGAAGGGACTGGCAGAGGGCGGGAATGGAATTATGGTACTAAACGGAGCCAGCGTGAATATACAAGTGGAAACGGCATTGCCGTCCTTTTAA
- a CDS encoding amidase domain-containing protein, translating into MEQQWKKSLYVYVDQLNKGRVAPGAEPRHTTIRDPRFLDEQRTRSRRIAQWYTSRGITPLRGETGVRTLRTVRQNPAEVVADVALHSAFYYEKGGMTHREDVVESERLTFVREKGGWEIVNVEHRVPERSGVRKVVEKDPALRLSEWGEALPDPRPSQPLLNRRVLKGASGAREVRYRREEAAAYADLWWKEGNPEFEIFEVDCTNYVSQCLFAGGAPINYTGKRETGWWYKGYNGAQEWWSFSWAVSDSLQRYLSGSRGSGLRAEIVERPEQLQLGDIIQYDWDGNGHYQHSTIVTAFDAGGQPLVNARTVSSRHRFWDYKDSYAWTDRTAYRFFHINDYL; encoded by the coding sequence ATGGAGCAGCAGTGGAAGAAAAGTCTCTATGTCTATGTGGACCAGCTGAACAAGGGGCGGGTTGCACCTGGCGCCGAGCCGCGCCATACCACGATCAGGGACCCCCGGTTCCTTGACGAACAGCGCACGCGCTCCCGCCGGATCGCCCAGTGGTACACCTCCCGGGGCATTACTCCGCTGCGCGGGGAGACGGGGGTGCGGACGCTGCGGACCGTGCGGCAGAATCCAGCAGAGGTGGTCGCCGATGTGGCGCTGCACAGCGCCTTCTATTATGAGAAGGGCGGGATGACCCACCGTGAGGATGTGGTGGAGTCGGAGCGCCTGACCTTTGTACGTGAAAAGGGCGGCTGGGAGATTGTGAATGTGGAGCACCGTGTGCCTGAACGGAGCGGGGTGCGCAAGGTAGTGGAGAAAGATCCGGCACTGCGGCTCTCGGAGTGGGGGGAGGCTCTGCCCGATCCGCGTCCGTCCCAGCCGCTGCTGAACCGCCGTGTCCTGAAAGGCGCAAGCGGTGCAAGGGAGGTGCGCTACCGCCGGGAGGAAGCCGCAGCCTATGCCGACCTCTGGTGGAAGGAAGGGAATCCGGAGTTCGAGATTTTTGAGGTGGACTGCACCAATTATGTCTCCCAATGTCTCTTTGCAGGGGGAGCACCTATCAACTATACTGGTAAAAGAGAAACGGGCTGGTGGTACAAGGGCTATAATGGAGCCCAGGAATGGTGGAGCTTCAGCTGGGCGGTCTCCGACAGCCTGCAGCGTTATCTGAGCGGGAGCCGCGGCAGCGGGCTGCGTGCGGAGATTGTCGAGCGGCCGGAGCAGCTTCAGCTGGGCGACATTATTCAGTATGACTGGGACGGCAACGGACATTATCAGCACAGCACGATCGTTACCGCTTTTGATGCGGGCGGGCAGCCGCTGGTGAATGCGCGGACGGTTAGCAGCCGTCACCGCTTCTGGGATTACAAGGATTCCTACGCCTGGACGGACCGGACGGCTTATCGTTTTTTTCATATTAATGACTATTTATAG
- a CDS encoding inositol monophosphatase family protein, with protein MSPVSPDNRNEREPYVVTSKGHTAAAINAAAKAGEWIKSRQGQVKELGSKTSAQDLVTEVDKGVEQMIRRLILTHYPDHAILGEEGVEPGAEALTAALDEARQHEYLWIVDPIDGTTNFVHGFPFYCVSIALVVKGELTVGVIYDPIRDEMFVAEKGKGAYMHGIPTKVSAETLPGNSLIAMGFPPDRVLAQPANMAGLQQIMPQVRGIRAGGSAALHLAYVAAGRVDGYWEVGLSPWDCAAGVLLVLESGGKVTNTLGDPYDIGTRHVVASNGRIHDYLVTSLQAADATGFKKQ; from the coding sequence ATGAGTCCTGTAAGTCCTGATAACCGAAATGAACGGGAGCCCTATGTAGTTACAAGCAAGGGACATACGGCGGCAGCCATCAATGCTGCAGCCAAAGCGGGGGAATGGATCAAGAGCAGACAAGGCCAGGTGAAGGAGCTGGGCAGTAAGACATCGGCCCAGGATCTGGTCACGGAGGTCGATAAGGGTGTGGAGCAGATGATCCGCCGGCTGATCCTGACCCATTATCCCGACCATGCCATCCTTGGCGAGGAGGGTGTTGAGCCCGGTGCCGAGGCACTGACGGCTGCCTTGGATGAAGCGCGGCAGCATGAGTATCTGTGGATCGTCGATCCGATAGACGGTACGACCAATTTCGTGCATGGCTTCCCGTTCTATTGCGTATCGATTGCTCTGGTAGTTAAGGGAGAGCTTACGGTAGGCGTTATCTATGATCCGATCCGGGACGAGATGTTCGTGGCCGAGAAGGGGAAGGGTGCATACATGCACGGGATTCCTACGAAGGTATCAGCGGAGACACTGCCGGGCAACAGCCTGATCGCCATGGGCTTCCCGCCGGACCGCGTGCTGGCCCAGCCGGCGAATATGGCCGGGCTGCAGCAGATTATGCCGCAGGTCCGCGGTATTCGTGCCGGAGGATCGGCGGCACTGCATCTGGCTTATGTTGCTGCCGGACGAGTGGACGGGTATTGGGAGGTTGGACTAAGCCCTTGGGACTGTGCGGCGGGAGTGCTGCTAGTGCTGGAATCCGGCGGCAAGGTCACGAATACGCTGGGCGATCCCTACGATATCGGCACACGCCATGTGGTCGCAAGCAATGGACGAATTCATGATTATCTGGTTACGTCCCTGCAGGCTGCAGATGCCACAGGCTTCAAGAAGCAGTAG
- the def gene encoding peptide deformylase, which translates to MEDIIREGDPVLRAVTEPVQLPLQAEDRGALQSMMQFLKNSQDAAMSAKYKLRSGVGLSANQIGLSKRMFVMYLKDDNGKNVEYTWVNPKIISHSMAMVYLPESEGCLSVDRPVHGFVPRYESVKVRGFDLNGEVITQKFKGYQAIIIQHEMDHLDGMMFYDRINPQNPFKLPQDVEIRSLYEQKGK; encoded by the coding sequence ATGGAGGATATCATACGGGAAGGCGACCCTGTCTTGCGTGCGGTGACGGAACCGGTACAGTTGCCGCTGCAGGCGGAGGACCGCGGTGCGCTGCAGAGCATGATGCAGTTTCTGAAGAACAGTCAGGATGCGGCAATGTCTGCCAAATATAAGCTGCGTTCAGGGGTAGGCTTATCCGCTAACCAGATCGGACTATCGAAGCGGATGTTTGTCATGTATTTGAAGGACGATAATGGCAAGAATGTGGAATATACCTGGGTGAATCCCAAGATTATCAGCCATTCGATGGCGATGGTCTATCTGCCGGAGAGCGAGGGCTGCTTGTCTGTGGACCGGCCGGTGCACGGCTTCGTACCGCGTTATGAGTCTGTGAAGGTCAGGGGCTTTGATCTGAACGGCGAGGTGATTACCCAGAAATTCAAGGGCTATCAGGCGATCATCATCCAGCATGAGATGGATCACCTGGACGGAATGATGTTCTATGACCGGATCAATCCGCAGAACCCGTTCAAGCTTCCGCAGGATGTGGAAATCCGCAGCCTGTATGAGCAGAAGGGCAAGTAG